In the Prochlorococcus sp. MIT 1307 genome, one interval contains:
- a CDS encoding 3-deoxy-7-phosphoheptulonate synthase has translation MTTTSDLHVVETRPLVPPGTLHRDFPIDLDATHTVALARKRIQSILHGQDSRLLVIVGPCSVHDVDAAKDYASQLKPLREKYAEHLEVVMRVYFEKPRTTVGWKGLINDPHLDGSYDINTGLRMARSLLLDLAREGMPTATELLDPVVPQYIADLISWTAIGARTTESQTHREMASGLSMPIGYKNGTDGTATIAINAMQAAARPHHFLGINREGKASIVSTTGNPDGHLVLRGGKRGTNYHLEAVQAVAQELSQVGLVERVMVDCSHDNSNKDYRRQAEVLREVVRQVRQGSTHVMGVMIESHLLEGSQKLVSDLSTLTYGQSITDACIDIKTTAILLKELAESVIK, from the coding sequence ATGACCACCACCTCTGATTTACATGTGGTGGAGACGAGGCCGTTGGTTCCACCAGGCACTCTTCATAGGGATTTCCCCATTGATCTTGATGCAACTCATACGGTTGCTCTTGCTAGAAAAAGAATTCAATCAATTCTTCATGGACAAGATTCACGTTTATTGGTGATTGTTGGCCCATGTTCAGTTCATGATGTTGATGCGGCTAAGGATTACGCAAGCCAATTAAAGCCTTTAAGGGAAAAGTATGCAGAGCATCTTGAGGTGGTGATGCGTGTGTACTTTGAGAAACCTAGGACTACTGTTGGTTGGAAAGGACTAATTAATGACCCTCATCTTGATGGCTCTTATGACATCAACACTGGTTTAAGGATGGCCCGATCGTTGTTGTTGGATTTGGCGCGTGAGGGCATGCCAACCGCAACTGAATTGCTAGATCCAGTTGTTCCTCAATACATTGCTGATCTCATTAGTTGGACAGCGATAGGAGCGAGAACAACGGAAAGTCAGACTCATAGAGAAATGGCTTCAGGCTTATCAATGCCCATTGGATATAAAAATGGTACTGATGGCACTGCAACTATTGCTATAAATGCCATGCAGGCTGCTGCAAGGCCTCATCATTTCTTGGGTATTAATCGAGAGGGCAAAGCTTCAATAGTTAGTACTACGGGGAACCCTGATGGCCATCTTGTTTTAAGAGGTGGCAAGAGAGGCACTAATTATCATCTTGAAGCGGTTCAGGCTGTAGCTCAAGAACTGTCTCAGGTAGGTCTTGTTGAGAGGGTGATGGTGGACTGTAGTCATGATAATTCCAATAAGGATTATCGAAGACAGGCTGAGGTTTTGAGAGAAGTTGTTAGGCAAGTTCGGCAGGGTTCTACACATGTGATGGGTGTAATGATTGAGAGTCATCTGTTAGAGGGGAGTCAAAAGCTTGTGTCAGACTTATCGACCTTGACTTATGGTCAAAGTATTA
- a CDS encoding ClC family H(+)/Cl(-) exchange transporter, whose translation MNKRNVLDNNLRPSKANYSIRKLLKQRWLIVVIALMLTGLGAALTGVLFKAGIDVLNDWRFSLLEKMPTWLVLPVMGGIGGLLSSSLITRFSPAASGSGVSHIMAFLRHRKVPMGLRVGLVKLLAGIMAIGSGFPLGPEGPAVQMGGSVAWKMAQLLKAPISFRRVIVAAGGGAGLAAIFSAPIGGFIYVIEELLNSARPVVLLLVVVTTFWADTWADILQAIGLDPTAGGFDSNLGFQVQREYSPQVSFLPIDLGYLIVLGIIIGCLAELYCRYVLIMLQIGKNWFHNRLILKMSLCGICLGGIYAYLPNEFHEITKLKTILAEGNINISMALTIFAVLFITTGLAAASGAPGGLFYPMLILGGSIGLVCGDGVEAITGHVPSSFVFAGMGAFVSACSRTPITAMFLAFALTKDLLILKPLLISCITSFLIARLFNEHSIYERQIDIDLKQESS comes from the coding sequence ATGAACAAAAGAAATGTTTTAGATAATAATCTTCGTCCAAGTAAAGCAAATTACAGCATCCGCAAACTACTCAAACAACGTTGGTTAATAGTAGTTATTGCATTAATGCTTACCGGTTTAGGTGCAGCACTTACCGGAGTGTTATTTAAAGCAGGCATTGATGTTCTAAATGATTGGCGATTTAGTCTTTTAGAAAAAATGCCTACATGGTTAGTTTTACCTGTCATGGGTGGCATAGGAGGACTTCTTTCCAGCTCTTTAATAACCAGATTCAGCCCAGCAGCCAGTGGTTCAGGAGTGAGTCACATCATGGCCTTTCTCCGTCATCGAAAAGTACCTATGGGACTACGTGTCGGGCTAGTCAAACTACTTGCAGGCATTATGGCTATCGGTAGTGGTTTTCCTTTGGGACCCGAAGGACCAGCTGTACAAATGGGAGGGTCTGTTGCCTGGAAAATGGCGCAATTATTAAAAGCTCCTATTTCCTTTCGAAGAGTCATTGTTGCTGCTGGGGGAGGTGCTGGCCTAGCAGCCATATTCAGTGCTCCAATAGGAGGATTTATCTATGTAATAGAAGAATTATTGAATTCAGCAAGACCAGTAGTACTCCTATTAGTAGTCGTTACAACATTTTGGGCTGACACATGGGCTGACATACTACAAGCTATAGGACTAGACCCTACAGCTGGAGGCTTTGACAGCAACTTAGGGTTTCAAGTGCAACGTGAATACTCACCCCAAGTCAGTTTTCTACCAATAGATCTTGGATATTTAATTGTACTAGGAATAATTATTGGATGTTTAGCCGAACTCTATTGCCGCTATGTTCTGATCATGCTGCAAATAGGAAAAAACTGGTTTCACAATCGATTAATACTGAAAATGAGCTTATGTGGTATTTGTCTTGGAGGAATATATGCCTATCTGCCAAATGAATTTCATGAAATAACGAAGCTAAAAACAATTCTTGCAGAAGGAAACATCAATATATCAATGGCATTAACTATCTTTGCTGTACTTTTTATTACCACAGGTTTAGCTGCTGCTTCTGGAGCGCCAGGGGGTTTATTTTATCCGATGCTGATTTTAGGAGGGTCAATTGGTTTAGTTTGTGGTGATGGGGTAGAGGCAATTACAGGTCATGTACCTAGCAGCTTCGTATTTGCAGGAATGGGAGCTTTTGTATCAGCCTGTTCACGCACACCAATAACAGCAATGTTTCTTGCATTTGCACTCACAAAAGATCTACTAATTCTTAAACCCCTTCTTATAAGCTGCATCACAAGTTTTTTAATTGCTCGCCTATTTAACGAACATTCCATATATGAACGACAAATAGATATAGACCTCAAACAAGAAAGTTCATAA
- the acnB gene encoding bifunctional aconitate hydratase 2/2-methylisocitrate dehydratase, whose product MLSAYRELAAKREAQGIPALPLTAEQVQQLTKLLEHPPESDSEELLFLLSNRIPPGVDEAAYIKATWLSSIANEITKSPLITPLEATRLLGTMIGGYNVSALIEILTNKNEDLAQCASYGLSHTLLVYDAVNEIMELSKTNYFAQQVVENWANAQWFTSKKPLLEEITVSIFKVDGETNTDDLSPATHATTRPDIPLHALAMLESRDPQGLATIELLKGKGHPVSYVGDVVGTGSSRKSAINSVLWHIGEDIPYVPNKRAGGVILGGKIAPIFFNTAEDSGALPIECDVSQLKTGDVITIRPLEGTITRAKGEEKEGEIVAKFELKPTTISDEIQAGGRIPLMIGRALTDKVREKLGLQPSQLFLRPGKPKDLGKGFTQAQKIVGRACGLPGIRPGTSCEPLMTTVGSQDTTGPMTRDEMKELACLGFSADLVMQSFCHTAAYPKPIDLTTHKELPDFFAERGGVALRPGDGIIHSWLNRMLLPDTVGTGGDSHTRFPLGISFPGGSGVVAFAAAIGAMPLDMPESILVRFKGSLHPDITLRDVVNAIPWMAIQKGLLTIDKANKINVFNGRILEIEGLPDLKLEQAFELTDASAERSCAGCTIQLSESTVAEYLRSNIVLLKNMIVRGYKDAKTLSRRIKAMEKWLAKPKLISADSDADYAEVIDINLDELTEPVLACPNDPDNVKLLSEVAGNAIQEVFIGSCMTNIGHYRAAAKVLEGAGKTKAKLWVCPPTRMDEEILKDEGHYKTFEKAGSRMEMPGCSLCMGNQARVEDNSTVFSTSTRNFNNRLGKGAQVYLGSAELAAVCALLGHIPSLQEYQSIAAKKIAPISNELYKYLNFNEIPGFKDQGRVISQEKEAEVLSVNK is encoded by the coding sequence ATGCTGAGTGCTTATCGTGAGCTTGCTGCAAAACGTGAAGCCCAAGGTATTCCCGCGCTTCCTTTAACGGCAGAGCAAGTACAACAACTAACAAAACTACTCGAACATCCGCCTGAATCCGATAGTGAGGAACTGCTTTTTCTTCTCAGTAATCGCATTCCCCCAGGAGTTGATGAAGCTGCCTACATCAAAGCAACTTGGCTCAGTTCTATAGCAAATGAAATTACAAAAAGTCCACTCATAACACCCCTAGAAGCAACAAGGCTTCTAGGAACCATGATCGGAGGATATAACGTCTCAGCATTAATTGAGATTCTTACCAACAAAAATGAGGATCTTGCGCAATGTGCATCTTATGGACTGAGTCACACCCTTTTGGTGTATGACGCAGTGAATGAGATTATGGAACTTTCAAAAACCAATTATTTTGCTCAGCAAGTTGTAGAAAATTGGGCAAATGCGCAATGGTTCACTTCTAAAAAACCACTTCTAGAAGAAATAACTGTCTCTATTTTTAAAGTAGATGGTGAAACAAATACTGACGATTTATCACCTGCAACGCATGCGACCACAAGGCCAGACATCCCTCTCCATGCTCTCGCAATGCTGGAATCTCGTGACCCGCAAGGTCTTGCAACTATCGAATTATTAAAAGGAAAAGGACATCCAGTCTCCTATGTAGGAGATGTTGTTGGGACTGGAAGCTCAAGAAAGTCAGCAATTAATTCAGTGCTATGGCACATAGGAGAAGATATTCCTTATGTGCCAAATAAACGCGCAGGTGGAGTGATTCTGGGAGGCAAAATTGCACCAATCTTTTTCAATACTGCTGAAGACTCTGGTGCGCTACCAATCGAATGTGATGTAAGTCAATTAAAGACTGGTGATGTCATTACAATACGTCCTCTTGAGGGCACCATTACAAGGGCGAAAGGAGAAGAAAAAGAAGGAGAAATCGTTGCGAAATTTGAGCTCAAACCAACAACAATTAGTGATGAGATACAAGCTGGTGGAAGGATACCTCTGATGATTGGCAGAGCTTTAACTGACAAAGTCAGAGAAAAGCTTGGGTTACAACCCAGTCAATTATTTCTGCGTCCAGGTAAACCAAAAGATCTTGGTAAAGGATTCACACAAGCACAGAAAATAGTAGGTCGAGCTTGTGGCCTTCCAGGAATAAGACCAGGTACAAGCTGTGAACCCCTCATGACAACAGTAGGTAGTCAAGACACAACAGGACCCATGACACGAGATGAAATGAAAGAACTTGCATGTCTGGGCTTCTCAGCTGATCTTGTAATGCAAAGCTTTTGCCACACAGCTGCTTACCCAAAACCCATAGATCTAACAACTCACAAAGAATTGCCAGACTTCTTTGCTGAAAGAGGTGGTGTAGCACTACGACCTGGTGATGGAATTATTCATAGCTGGCTCAATCGAATGCTATTGCCAGATACAGTTGGGACAGGGGGGGATAGTCATACACGCTTCCCGTTAGGCATATCGTTTCCTGGAGGGTCTGGTGTAGTTGCATTTGCTGCAGCAATAGGAGCCATGCCACTGGATATGCCTGAATCAATACTTGTGAGATTTAAAGGGTCATTGCATCCAGACATAACTCTTCGTGATGTGGTGAATGCAATTCCATGGATGGCCATCCAAAAAGGCCTTCTGACTATAGATAAAGCCAACAAAATCAATGTTTTTAATGGCAGAATATTAGAAATAGAGGGTTTACCAGATTTAAAACTTGAACAAGCATTTGAACTGACTGATGCAAGTGCTGAACGTTCATGTGCAGGCTGCACTATTCAACTGTCTGAAAGTACAGTTGCGGAATACCTGCGTAGCAACATTGTCCTTCTAAAAAATATGATCGTACGTGGATATAAAGATGCAAAAACTCTTAGCAGAAGAATTAAAGCAATGGAAAAATGGTTGGCCAAGCCAAAACTAATTTCTGCTGATTCAGATGCAGATTATGCCGAAGTAATAGATATCAATCTCGATGAATTAACCGAACCAGTTCTTGCATGTCCAAATGATCCAGACAATGTCAAGTTACTCAGTGAAGTTGCTGGGAATGCAATACAAGAAGTTTTTATAGGCTCATGCATGACTAATATTGGCCATTATCGTGCTGCAGCTAAAGTTTTAGAAGGAGCGGGCAAAACTAAAGCAAAGCTTTGGGTTTGCCCTCCAACAAGAATGGATGAAGAAATCCTGAAAGACGAAGGTCATTATAAAACCTTTGAAAAAGCAGGAAGCCGAATGGAAATGCCTGGATGTTCCCTCTGCATGGGTAACCAAGCACGGGTTGAAGACAACTCAACTGTATTTTCAACCAGTACAAGAAACTTCAATAATCGACTAGGTAAAGGAGCACAGGTATATCTAGGAAGTGCAGAGCTTGCAGCAGTATGTGCACTGCTAGGTCATATTCCTTCACTTCAAGAATATCAATCCATTGCAGCAAAAAAAATCGCACCTATTTCAAATGAATTGTACAAATATCTTAATTTCAATGAAATCCCAGGATTCAAAGACCAAGGTCGAGTTATTAGTCAAGAAAAAGAAGCAGAGGTTCTATCAGTAAATAAATAA
- a CDS encoding radical SAM protein has product MNNETLLFTPTTPLPGALKTVLAFPSTYSIGITSLGYQVIWTTLAQRSDVDVRRLFTDQQERQYQNCDLFGLSLSWELDGPILLDLLEKQQIPIWSHQRKDKDSIVFGGGPVLTANPEPLAPFLDVVLLGDGENLLPTFIDTIQKVRHLPRVDKLKNLARIPGIYVPQLYIPKYTSNGTLKAIQPIQTDIPQSISKQTWQGNTLSHSTVITPDAAWPNIHMVETVRSCPELCRFCLASYLTLPFRSSSLEDGLIPAVEKGINATKRIGLLGASVTQHPQFSDLLNWLNQDSFDDIRLSVSSVRAATVNSEMTKILSRHACKSLTIAIESGSERMRKIVNKKLSEEEIFMAAKYAVDGGLKNLKLYGMVGLPKEEEEDIEATADLLLRVKRKITGLRLTLGVSTFVPKAHTPFQWHGVRPEADKRLRLLAKRLKPNGINFRPESYRWSLIQALISRGDRRLAPVIAQVRGSHQSFSSWKNAYRAMQEENKSIPENEQRTLPKLPTWENVIHENWETSTVLPWSHLQGPLKPEILIQHQKQSLNELIV; this is encoded by the coding sequence CTGAACAACGAAACCCTACTTTTTACTCCTACCACGCCATTACCTGGCGCCCTAAAAACTGTACTTGCATTTCCAAGCACCTACTCAATTGGCATAACAAGTCTTGGCTATCAAGTTATTTGGACAACACTTGCACAAAGGTCAGACGTTGATGTCCGAAGACTCTTTACAGATCAACAAGAACGTCAATATCAAAATTGCGATCTTTTCGGACTCTCACTTAGCTGGGAATTAGATGGTCCTATATTGCTGGATCTTTTGGAAAAGCAACAGATCCCTATCTGGAGTCATCAAAGAAAAGATAAAGATTCGATTGTTTTTGGTGGTGGTCCAGTACTCACTGCAAATCCCGAGCCATTAGCCCCATTCCTAGATGTTGTTCTTCTAGGAGATGGCGAAAACCTATTGCCAACTTTCATTGACACAATTCAAAAAGTGAGACATCTACCTCGAGTAGATAAATTGAAAAATTTAGCTCGCATACCAGGTATTTATGTGCCTCAATTATATATTCCTAAATACACCTCTAATGGAACACTCAAAGCAATTCAACCAATTCAAACAGATATTCCTCAGTCAATTAGTAAACAAACATGGCAAGGCAATACTCTTAGTCATTCAACAGTAATTACTCCAGATGCAGCTTGGCCTAACATTCATATGGTTGAAACAGTTCGAAGCTGCCCTGAACTTTGCAGATTCTGCCTTGCAAGCTACCTAACACTTCCATTCCGAAGTTCATCACTAGAAGATGGACTAATTCCTGCAGTGGAAAAAGGGATTAATGCTACAAAACGAATAGGGCTACTAGGTGCATCTGTAACTCAACATCCCCAATTTTCTGACTTATTGAATTGGCTTAATCAAGATTCCTTTGATGACATTCGCCTAAGTGTGAGCTCAGTGCGTGCAGCAACAGTCAATTCTGAAATGACAAAAATTCTTTCTCGTCATGCATGCAAATCACTAACAATAGCGATTGAAAGTGGTAGTGAAAGAATGCGCAAAATAGTAAACAAAAAGCTATCAGAAGAAGAAATTTTTATGGCAGCAAAATATGCAGTCGATGGTGGTTTAAAAAACCTCAAACTTTATGGAATGGTTGGGCTCCCAAAAGAAGAGGAGGAAGATATTGAAGCAACTGCAGATCTATTGTTGCGAGTAAAAAGAAAAATCACTGGTCTCCGCTTGACCCTTGGTGTAAGCACATTTGTACCAAAAGCTCATACACCTTTTCAATGGCATGGAGTACGGCCAGAAGCTGATAAAAGGCTCAGACTACTTGCAAAGCGGTTAAAACCAAATGGTATCAACTTTCGTCCTGAGAGCTACAGATGGAGTCTTATTCAAGCATTAATTTCTCGTGGTGACCGTCGCCTTGCTCCTGTCATAGCTCAAGTACGAGGATCTCACCAAAGTTTTAGTAGTTGGAAAAATGCTTATCGAGCAATGCAAGAAGAGAATAAAAGCATTCCAGAAAATGAACAGCGCACATTACCAAAATTACCTACATGGGAGAATGTCATTCATGAGAATTGGGAAACATCAACAGTCCTCCCTTGGTCACACCTTCAAGGTCCACTGAAGCCAGAGATCCTTATTCAGCATCAGAAACAAAGTCTGAATGAACTGATTGTTTAA